The window TACAAGGTAAGTGATAGGACAAAAGATTAGCTACGCATTGTGTGAGAACAAAGGCTGTAGAGTTATGCATAGGTGTTGATGTGGAGGTATTTTTAGTTTTCTACGCCACAGTTTTTCTAAGAAAATTTTAGCGCAACTCAAAAATTTTTGTATTTATAGAAATGTTTTTATAGTAGTAGATAAAAATGTAAGGCTGTTAGTATAAAACTACCAACAGCCCCAAATTTATAAAAATATGACTTGATCTACTTTCTTATTATCATACCAACAACGCCTGATCCCTTATAATCGCTAGAAACAGCAGTATCTGCAATGAGCCCAGAGTCTTCAGCCATCTCACCTAATTTTGTCGCTACACCTCCAGAGGGCTGATCATAAACAACGACAAGAGCTCCTTCTGTTCCACCAGTGCCCTTCTTTATATCGTAAGACTTCGGCCTCGTTGCATCAAGGTATACGTCGATACTCGCATCGGGGGTATCAGCCGTCGGCCACTCACTATGATCTGCATAGTACATCAAACATGCTGATTTTATATTACGCAAGTTAGAAACAATTTTCACCGCTTCAGCTTTATCTGTTGCCGCACCTGTCGAAAGCATCATCATACCGGCCAGAATACCGATGATGATTATGACGATGAGCAGTTCCACAAGGGTGAAGCCCTTCGCTTTACGGTATTTTTTAATCATTTTTTTCATTTAAATTTTTCCTCCTAAGGTAGTTTTGCCAAATACCGTGCGCGCGCCCACCCGACACGGACCGGACTCGCCTTCCGATCCCCCTTGATTATGACAGATATGCTCTCCCCGCATATCCCTCCTTACAGTGATAACTCTATTTTTATAATTCCATTGACATATAAATACAGGGCCATAATATGGCCCACACCATTATAATATTAATTTTAATAAAAGTGAAGCTCTTTTTACTAAAAATCAAAAGTGTTTTTTACTGAATTTACATGAATGCGTTAATCGCGGAGATGATCGGCAGGAAGATGGCGAGCACCATGAAGCCGACGATGATGCCGACGAAGACGACCATCACCGGCTCGAGTATCGAGCTGAGGCGCTTGATCTTCTCCGATAGCTCCGCGTCATACCAGTCGGCGATCTTCTCGAGCATCTCGTCGGTGCGGCCCGTCTCCTCGCCGACGGCGATCATGTGGCCGATCATCGGCGGAAAGAGCTTCTTCTCGCGCACGACGGCGTTGAGAGCCCTGCCCATCGAGGCGCCGTCGCGCATCTCAAGGAAGCCCCGCTTTATCCTCTCGTTGCCCGCGACCTCGGCCGTCATCTCCAGCGAGGAGAGCACGGGGACGCCGGAGCGCAGCAGCGAACCCATCGTACGGAAGGAGCGCGTCAGCGAGGCCTTGAAGATGATGTCGCCGAAGATCGGTATCTTCAATAAAAGGGTATCGACCGGCATCTTCATCGACTTCATCTTACGCAGCTGCCTGAGAAGAATAGCGGCCACGATAATAACGAGCGGGATAACATACCAGTTATGCTGCATCCAGCGGCCGAATTTAAATGTCATCAGCGTAAGTGTGGGAAGCTCTATATTGAGATTGCCAAAGGCCTTCTCGAACTGCGGGACGA is drawn from Cloacibacillus porcorum and contains these coding sequences:
- a CDS encoding prepilin-type N-terminal cleavage/methylation domain-containing protein, with protein sequence MKKMIKKYRKAKGFTLVELLIVIIIIGILAGMMMLSTGAATDKAEAVKIVSNLRNIKSACLMYYADHSEWPTADTPDASIDVYLDATRPKSYDIKKGTGGTEGALVVVYDQPSGGVATKLGEMAEDSGLIADTAVSSDYKGSGVVGMIIRK
- a CDS encoding type II secretion system F family protein translates to MEFYYDAKDRSGKTISGTHNSPGEQELLSWIRGNGWVPLNVSQHREISLTVPGDKLADSAAKERSEFWDLSPRIRLRDKLVFFRQLATMIAAGIPVTASLAILTEQTQNRRFRSVLTRVYKRVSAGTTLGSALAENPKCFDAITIPLVRSGEESGTLDMSLAKIASFMEDQENLRKKIISAMTYPTVVICIALLVLGVMVAVVVPQFEKAFGNLNIELPTLTLMTFKFGRWMQHNWYVIPLVIIVAAILLRQLRKMKSMKMPVDTLLLKIPIFGDIIFKASLTRSFRTMGSLLRSGVPVLSSLEMTAEVAGNERIKRGFLEMRDGASMGRALNAVVREKKLFPPMIGHMIAVGEETGRTDEMLEKIADWYDAELSEKIKRLSSILEPVMVVFVGIIVGFMVLAIFLPIISAINAFM